The DNA window CGTTTCGCCCTCGGATTCCAGGTTAAGAACGATGCCGGATGCGATCGCGCACGACAGGTCCAGGTCGCTCTTGCCCGGACCGGCAAAGCTGATGTGCAGCGGGTTCATCGGCGTGTCGAGCGCCACCCGCAGTTCGCCACCGGAGGCCACGTCGATGCCATCGACCAGCGTGGCCATGTGCTGCACCACCGCCGGCATGGGGTTCGCCTTCATCGCATAGTGCAGGTGTACGTCGGCCGGCAAGTGCCGGCGCAGCTCGGCCACGCGCGCCGTCAGGGCGCCGCGGTCATAGGCATAGAACGGGGTCTGGCCAACCCGCTGCGCCAGCCGGGGCAGTGGCACGCCGCCGACCTGCAGGCAATCGTCGACGACAGGAAATTGCAGCAACGGCGCATGCTGCGGGCGCGGCGCGTTCATTGGTGCGGCTCCCCGAAGACGTTTTCGTACTGCGTGGACAACAGCTTGCGGTCGATCTTGCCGTTCGGGTTGCGCGGTAGCGCGGCATCGGCGATGACGACCTTTTGCGGCAGCATGTAGGCAGGCAGATGCGGCTTGCATGCGGCCAGCAGGTCGCCCGCCGTCAGCGCCGCGCCCTCGCGCGGGAAGGCAACGACGACGATAGCCTGCCCCAGGGCCGGATGCTTGACGCCAAGCGCAGCCGCCTCGGCGACATGCTCGCGCGCATACACCACTTCTTCCACCTCGGTCGGGCTGACGCGGTACCCGGAAGTCTTGATCATCTCGTCGTTGCGGCTGATGAAGTACAGGAAGCCATCCTCGTCGCGCCGCACTGTGTCGCCGGACCATACGGCGAGCTCCGTGAGGGGCAGGCCATAATGCCGCGGTGCCACCGGCTTGAAACGTTCCGCGGTCTTGCTCGGATCATTCCAGTACCCAAGCGATACCAGCGCGCCCCGATGTACCAGTTCGCCCGGCTCGTGCGGTGCGCATTCGGTGCCATCCGGCCGCAGCACCACCACCTCCGCATTCGGGATCGCCTTGCCCATCGAATCGGGGCGGCGGTCCAGTTCTTCCGGCGGCAGGTAAGTGGAGCGGAACGCTTCGGTCAGGCCGTACATGAGGAACGGCCGGGCGTTCGGCAGTGCGCGGCGCAGGGCATCCAGCGTGGGGCGCTGCATCGCGCCGCCGGAGTTGGTCAGGTAGCGCAGCGTGCACTCTGCCGGCCATGGCAGCGGCGCCAGCTGCATCCACAGCGGCGGCACGGCGGCCAGGCCCGTGATGCGTTCGGCGACGACGGCATTGAGCACGTCGCGCGGCAGCAGGTGGTTGATCAGCACGGCCGTGGCGCCCACGTGGAACGCCGTCGTCAGCTGCGACAGGCCGTAGTCGAACGACAGCGGCAGCACGGCGAGGATACGGTCTTGCGCGGTATTTTCCAGGTAGCTGGCCACGCTGTGCGCGCCTGCCACCATGTTCCGGTGCGACAGCACCACGCCCTTCGGCTTGCCGGTACTGCCGGACGTGTACAGGATCGCGGCCATGTCGCCGTCGATCGCGCGGTGCCCCGGCCGGGAGCTGGCCTCACCGCGCGCGATGGCGCCATCCCAGGACAATACTTCGACGTCATGCACCGCAGGCAGTGTGTCGTTACCGCCTACTGCCACCACCAGCCGCAGGTCGCGGCAGGCCGGCAGCACATCCTTCAACAGCTTCAGGCGATCGATGGTGGTGACCAGCACGCGGACGTTGCAATCGGCCAGGATGTAGGCGACCTGCTCCGGCTTGAGAAGCGGATTGACGGGCACGAACACGCCGCCCGCCGCAGCCGCACCGAACATCGCGCCCACATTCTCGACATTCTTTTCCATGTAGACAGCGACGCGCTCGCCGCGTTCAAGGCCCGATGCCAGCAGAGCTGCGGCAGTGCGGCGGATCAGGTCGGCAAGGCCGGCGTAATCGAGGCGGCGGGTACCGTGGACGAGGGCTTCGGCACCGGGTGTCCGGCCGGCCGAGCGGAAGATGAAGTCGTGGATCAAGTCGCTCATATCATGTCCTGCAAAGGGCTGGGCCGAAATGTAACTATTTTGTAACCATACGGAAACCTAGGCGGGAATATTAACATTTTACAATCACTTCCTTCCTGTTTTTTGGCAATATTTGACCGAAATTTTCCTCATGCATTGTTCCGAAAACAACAATTAACATAAATTTTTAGCAATCTTTTGATGTATGATGTGAAACGCCGTTAGTTTTGTTCTGGAAATTGGCTCAACCGAGACGACCATGGGAAAGATCAGCATTTCAGATATGAAGCCAGCGGACATTGAGCAGGCGCCAATGCAGCCTCTTCCGTTATCTCCCGCCGACTTCCCGCGCTCCCGTCTGCCGGTCGCGCCCGCCCTGTCGCTCGCCTCGTTCCTTCGGATGGGTGGCGCGCCAGCACCATCGATCCTCGATGCGGGCCAGGTCCGCTTCGTGACCAGTGGCCGCGTTGCGATCGCGCTGGCGTTGAAACAGATGGGGATCGGGCTTGGCGACACCGTCATGGTGCCGTCTTACCACTGCGCATCGATGATCGAACCGGTCATCTGGGCTGGTGCCACGCCGCTGTTCTACCGCATCCGCCCCGATACCACGGTGGACCTGGACGACATTGCCGCCAAGGCCGCCAGCACCGGTAACATCAAGGCGCTGATGGCAACCAACTATTACGGCTTTCACCAGCCGCTGCCGGCACTGCGCGCCTTTTGCGATGCGCATGGCATGCAGTTGCTGGAAGATTGCGCGCACTCATTCCTTGGCCACCACGCCGGGCGCTCGCTGGGTTCATGGGGCGACTATGCGATCGCCAGCAGCATGAAGTTCTTTCCTGTGTATGAAGGCGGTTGCCTCGTCTCGGCGCGTCATCGGCTCGACGGGGTTGCCCTGCAGTCGGCCGGTGCGGCCTTCGAGGCGAAGGTCTTCCTGAACTCCGTTGAAAACGGCTTTGCCTATGGCCGGCTGCCACTGCTGCGTGCACTGATGGCGCTGCCGATGGCCGCCAAGAACGCCGTGTGGGGGGTGATCAAGGCACGCCGTCATGGCGATGCGCCGGCACTGGCACCTGGGTCGTCCGACGGCGGTTTCGGTTTCGATCCAGCCTGGTTGACCAAGCGCTCGTCGCTATATTCACGATTGATGTTGCGACTGGTATCGCGCCGCCGGATGGGTGAGCTGCGCCGCCGCAATTACCGCCGGCTGTACGACGCGCTGTCCACACTCCCCGGCTGCCGCCCCCTGTTCGCTGCCTTGCCGGACGGCGTCTACCCTTGGGTGTTCCCGCTGTTGTGCGACGACCCCCAGGTGCTTTTCCGCTCGCTGAAAAGCGCCGGGGTCCCGGTGATACGTTTCGGTGAGTACCTGTGGCCCGGCGTCGATGCGACCGTGTGTGAAAACAGCGTGAACCTGTCGCGCCGCGTATTGCAGTTTCCCTGCCACCAGGAGCTGCGCGGCGATGAAATCGAATGGATGATCGGCCAGGTGCGCAGCGCGGTCAACGGAGGAGGACCGCGATGAAATGGCACTTGTACCCGGCAAGCGCGTTTGCCGACCATGCCGAGGCATGGCGCCAGTTGAACGCGGCCACCACCCGCTCGCCCTTGCTGGAGCCCGAGTTCGTGCTGCCCTTGCTTGCCGAGTTTGGCGACCCGCAAGGGCAACTGGCGCTGTGCGAGGCTGGCGGCGACACCATTGCGATGGGCATCCTGGCGCCACGCGGGCGCGGCGTGTGGGAAGCGCTGCAGCCGTCGCAGGCGCCGATCGGCCTGTGGTTGCACCGTCCCGGCATCCCGCTCGACCAGTTATTGCCGCCGCTGACGCGCAAGTTGCCGGGATTTGCGCTGATGGTCGGCTTGAAACAGCGCGATCCGCAACTCGAACCCCGCCCCGCAGACAGTACCGTCACCAGTACGCTCGATTACATCCGTACCGCCCATGTGCCGATCACCGGCAGCTTCGAGGATTACTGGAATGCGCGCGGCAAGAACCTGCGCAGCAACCTGAAAAAACAACGTTCGCGGCTGCAGAAGGATGGCATTGCCACGCGCATGCAGATCGACCGGCTGCCAGGCCAGATGGCAGCCGCCGTGGCGGACTACGGGCGGCTGGAAAGCGCAGGCTGGAAAGCGCAGCTGGGCACGGCCATCCATCCGGACAATGACCAGGGCCGCTTCTACACGGCGATGCTGGAAGGGTTCGCGAACCGCGGCCAGGCCGCGGTGTACCGTTATTACTTCGATGCGCAGCTGGTGGCGATGGACTTGTGCATCGAGGGCGATGGCGCCCTGATCGTACTGAAGACCACCTATGACGAATCGGTACCGGCCAGCCTGTCGCCGACGTTGTTGATGAGAGAGGAATGCTGCCAGCGACTGTTTGATGAAAGACAGTACGCACGGCTGGAGTTCTACGGCAAAGTGATGGAATGGCATACCCGCTGGACCGACGAAATCCGGACCATGTACCATGTCAACCATTACCGCTGGCCGGTACTTCGCCAGCTGCATGCCGCCGCCGGCGAACGTAACGCCATGGTGCAGAGGTTGCGCGGCAAATTCGCCGCCCCGGCCCCTGTGCCGGTCGCCACGCGGCAGCAAACCTCAACCATGGAGTAAACATGTATCTCGACGAAGTAAAGCAGATTGTCATCGACGTCCTCGCACTTGGCCCGGCTGGCCGCTCGCTGGACGAGCATTCCGCCCTGCTGGGCAGCATCCCCGAACTGGACTCGATGGCAGTCGTCCAGCTGATCGGCGCGCTGGAAGAGCAGTTCGGCTTCGCGGTGGATGACGACGAGATCAGCGCCGAAACCTTCGCCACCCTGGGCAGCCTGACCGCTTTCGTCAAGCACAAGCTCACCGCCTGAAACGCCCCGACATGAACACCATCGCCGCCGCGCCGCCCGCGCAGCCGTTCTTCCTGGACAGCGGCGCGGCGGCGCGTTTCTGCCTGTACCACGCGCCTGTCGGCGCATGCCGCGGCGCATGGCTCTACCTGCATCCGTTTGCCGAGGAAATGAACAAGTCGCGCCGGATGGCCGCGCTGCAGGCGCGCGCGCTCGCGCAGCATGGTTACGCGGTATTGCAGCTCGACTTGTACGGCTGCGGCGACAGCGCCGGTGATTTCGGCGACGCGCGCTGGGAAATCTGGCAGGAAGATGCGGCACGCGGCCTGGCCTGGCTCGAACAGCAGAGCGGCTGTGCCGCCGGCCTGTGGGGCTTGCGCCTGGGCGCCCTGCTGGCGCTCGATGTTGCACAGCAAATGGCGCAGGCGCGCCCGTTGCCCGGGCTCCTGCTCTGGCAACCGGTGACGAATGGCAGCCAGTTCCTCACCCAGTTCCTGCGCTTGAAGGTGGCCAGCCAGATGCTGACCGATGGCAGGGATGGCGGCAACAATAGTGGCGGAACGGCCGCGCTCAAGCAGAGCCTTGCAGCCGGTCAAGCGCTGGAAATCGCCGGCTATACGATCGATCCCGCCCTCGCGCTGGCGATCGAGACGCGCTCGGCGGACAAATTCACACCACCGGCCTGCCCGGTGCACTGGTTCGACATCGCGGCGGAGAGCGGCCGCCCACTGTCGCCAGCCGCCGCACGTGCCGTCAGTGCGCTGGGCGCGGCCGGCGCGACTGTGTCGACACACGTCGTCGCGGGCCCGCAATTCTGGGCCACGCAGGAAATCGAGGAGTGCCAAACGCTGCTCGACGCCACCATCGAATCGCTGCCCGAGCCATGCCATGCCGCCTGACGAACAAGCGCTGACGTTCCCCTGTGCCGGCGAGTGGCTGACGGCGATCCTGAGCCCTGCCGCGCAGTGCGCTTCGCCTTTGCAGCGGCGCGGTGTGCTGATCGTCGTCGGCGGCCCGCAGTACCGCGCCGGCAGTCACCGCCAGTTCGCCCTGCTGGCGCGCGCGCTGGCGGCCCAGGGCATTCCGGCCATGCGTTTCGACTACCGCGGCATGGGCGACAGCGGCGGGCCGGCACGCAATTTCGAGGACGTCGACAGCGACCTGCGCGCCGCCATCGACCGTTTCATGGCCGCCGTGCCGGGCATGGAGGAAGTGGTGATCTGGGGCTTGTGCGATGCCGCCAGCGCTGCGCTGTTCTACGCACAGCACGACCGCCGCGTATCCGGCCTCGTGCTCCTCAACCCATGGGCACGCACGCCGGATGGCCACGCGCGCGCCACGTTGAAGCACTATTACGTGGAGCGTCTGTTGCAGCCGGCGCTGTGGAAGAAGGTCGCCAGCGGCCAGTTCGAGTTCGGCAAGGCATTGCGCTCGCTTACCGGCCTGTTGCGGGCATCGCGTGGCGGCGCGACCGAACAGCCAGGAGCGGCCGTTCCTGCTCCATCGGATGCAGCCGCTCCCGCGCCGCGGGCATCCGCATCGGCCATGCCTGCCAGCCCGAACCTGCATGCGCGCATGCAGGCCGGCTGGCAAGGTTTTCCAGGCCCGATTTTATTGATTATCAGTGGCGCCGACCTGACGGCGCAGGAGTTCCTCGACATGGTGAAGGCATCGCGCCAGTGGCGAAAACTGCTGGCCGCGCCGCGCGTGCAGCGTCGCACGCTGCCGGCGGCGGATCATACATTCTCGCGCCGCGAGTGGCGCGACCAGGTCGCTGCCTGGACCGCGGCATGGGTGCATGAAACCGGACAAACCGGGAACCGGGCACACGAGATCGGAGCACGGGCATGAATCGCGTGCTCATGATCGCCTATCACTACCCGCCGATGCGCGGCAGCAGCGGCATCCAGCGCACGCTGAAGTTTTCGCAGTACCTGCCGCAGCATGGCTGGCAGCCGCTGGTGCTGTCCGCCAGCCCGCGCGCCTATGCCAACAGCGGCAACGACCAGTTGGCCGAGATTCCAAAGGAAGCCATCGTGCACCGTGCGTTCGCGCTCGACACGTCGCGCCACCTGTCCGTGCGCGGCCGCTACGTGGGCTGGATGGCACTGCCGGACCGCTGGGTGAGCTGGTGCCTGGGCGCGATTCCCGCCGGGCTGCGGCTGGTCCGCAAATACAAGCCACAGGTAATCTGGTCGACCTACCCGATCGCCAGCGCGAAGCTGATTGGCCTGGCCCTGCACAAGCTCACGGGCCTGCCGTGGATCGCCGACCTGCGCGACCCGATGACGGACGTCGACTACCCCGCCGATCCGGTGACCCGCCGCTTCTATCGGTGGATCGAGGAAAAGACGGTGCGTAACTGCGCGCTGGCCGTGTGCACCACGCCGGGTGCGATCGTTACTTACACGAAGCGCTTCCCCGACATTCCCGCCAGCCGCTTCGCCTTGATCGAGAACGGCTACGACGAGGAAAACTTTGCCAATGCCGCCGCGCTGCAGAAGCCGCCGACACCGGTTGCCGGCCGGCCCTTCACGCTGATCCACAGCGGCATCATCTACCCTTCCGAGCGCGACCCGGTGCCGCTCTTCGAAGCGCTGGCCAGCCTGAAGGAAGGCGGCACCGTGACGGCCGCGCGCCTGCGCATCGTGCTGCGCGCCACCGCGCACGATAGCTACCTGATCCCGCTGATCGAAAAATACGGCATCGGCGATATCGTCAGCCTCGCGCCCCACATCGCCTACCGCGATGCGCTGGCCGAGATGCTCGGCGCCGATGGCCTGCTGGTACTGCAAGCCACCAATTGCAACCACCAGATCCCGGCCAAGCTGTATGAGTACCTGCGGGCACGCAGGCCGGTGCTCGCGTTGACCGATGCAATCGGCGATACCGCGGCCGCGCTGCGCCATGCCGGTATCGACACGATCGGCCCGCTCGATGACAAGGCCGGCATCCAGGAAGCGCTGCTGCGCTTTCTCGAACTGGCGGAGGCGGGCCGCGCGCCGCTCGCATCCGACGAGGCGGTCGCCGCCAATTCCCGGCGCGCGCGCACGGCGGAACTGGCCCGCCTGCTGCAGCAGGTGTCGGTCTCCGTGCCCAGCGCCCAGGTGAAAGGAACGAGCGAAGCATGTTGAATTCAACTTTGAAGCGGCTCCTGCCGACGGCGCTGCTGCTGCTGGCAGCCGCGGCGGCCGGTGCCAAGCCATATTGTGGCGACCTGGCAAATGGCATCGGCCCCTACGACTACCGCGAACCGCCGGCCGATGCCTTGTACCTGGTGGAGATGGCGCACTATACCGAGGAGGTCGCCGCGGGCATCAAGGGCAATACCGGCCCGATCGGCGCCGACCTGGATTACACGCTGCGCGCGTTTCCAAACCATGTGAAGGCGCTGACATCGATGGCAATGGTCGCGGCACGCATGAAGGTCAGCCAGGTGAACGGCGCCAAGTTCGTGGTGGAATGCTATTTCGAACGGGCGGTGCGCTTCAAGCCGGACGATGGCATGGCCTGGGGTGCGTACGGCAAGTACCTTTATGGCGCGGGGCAGGAAGAACGCGCCATGCCACTGCTGAAGAAAGCCTATGACATAGCGCCGGACAACCCTTCCGTCAATTACAACCTCGGCATCGCGTATTTCCGCGCCAAGAAATACGACCTGGCCGTCAAGCACGCGAAAATCGCCTACCAGCACGATTTCCCGTTCGACGGGTTGCGCAACATGCTCGTCGGCGCACGCAAGTGGGATGGCAAAGTGGAGCCGCTGCCGGCCA is part of the Pseudoduganella lutea genome and encodes:
- a CDS encoding acyl-CoA ligase (AMP-forming), exosortase A system-associated, with protein sequence MSDLIHDFIFRSAGRTPGAEALVHGTRRLDYAGLADLIRRTAAALLASGLERGERVAVYMEKNVENVGAMFGAAAAGGVFVPVNPLLKPEQVAYILADCNVRVLVTTIDRLKLLKDVLPACRDLRLVVAVGGNDTLPAVHDVEVLSWDGAIARGEASSRPGHRAIDGDMAAILYTSGSTGKPKGVVLSHRNMVAGAHSVASYLENTAQDRILAVLPLSFDYGLSQLTTAFHVGATAVLINHLLPRDVLNAVVAERITGLAAVPPLWMQLAPLPWPAECTLRYLTNSGGAMQRPTLDALRRALPNARPFLMYGLTEAFRSTYLPPEELDRRPDSMGKAIPNAEVVVLRPDGTECAPHEPGELVHRGALVSLGYWNDPSKTAERFKPVAPRHYGLPLTELAVWSGDTVRRDEDGFLYFISRNDEMIKTSGYRVSPTEVEEVVYAREHVAEAAALGVKHPALGQAIVVVAFPREGAALTAGDLLAACKPHLPAYMLPQKVVIADAALPRNPNGKIDRKLLSTQYENVFGEPHQ
- a CDS encoding DegT/DnrJ/EryC1/StrS family aminotransferase, coding for MQPLPLSPADFPRSRLPVAPALSLASFLRMGGAPAPSILDAGQVRFVTSGRVAIALALKQMGIGLGDTVMVPSYHCASMIEPVIWAGATPLFYRIRPDTTVDLDDIAAKAASTGNIKALMATNYYGFHQPLPALRAFCDAHGMQLLEDCAHSFLGHHAGRSLGSWGDYAIASSMKFFPVYEGGCLVSARHRLDGVALQSAGAAFEAKVFLNSVENGFAYGRLPLLRALMALPMAAKNAVWGVIKARRHGDAPALAPGSSDGGFGFDPAWLTKRSSLYSRLMLRLVSRRRMGELRRRNYRRLYDALSTLPGCRPLFAALPDGVYPWVFPLLCDDPQVLFRSLKSAGVPVIRFGEYLWPGVDATVCENSVNLSRRVLQFPCHQELRGDEIEWMIGQVRSAVNGGGPR
- a CDS encoding GNAT family N-acetyltransferase, with product MKWHLYPASAFADHAEAWRQLNAATTRSPLLEPEFVLPLLAEFGDPQGQLALCEAGGDTIAMGILAPRGRGVWEALQPSQAPIGLWLHRPGIPLDQLLPPLTRKLPGFALMVGLKQRDPQLEPRPADSTVTSTLDYIRTAHVPITGSFEDYWNARGKNLRSNLKKQRSRLQKDGIATRMQIDRLPGQMAAAVADYGRLESAGWKAQLGTAIHPDNDQGRFYTAMLEGFANRGQAAVYRYYFDAQLVAMDLCIEGDGALIVLKTTYDESVPASLSPTLLMREECCQRLFDERQYARLEFYGKVMEWHTRWTDEIRTMYHVNHYRWPVLRQLHAAAGERNAMVQRLRGKFAAPAPVPVATRQQTSTME
- a CDS encoding acyl carrier protein, giving the protein MYLDEVKQIVIDVLALGPAGRSLDEHSALLGSIPELDSMAVVQLIGALEEQFGFAVDDDEISAETFATLGSLTAFVKHKLTA
- a CDS encoding hydrolase 2, exosortase A system-associated, with translation MNTIAAAPPAQPFFLDSGAAARFCLYHAPVGACRGAWLYLHPFAEEMNKSRRMAALQARALAQHGYAVLQLDLYGCGDSAGDFGDARWEIWQEDAARGLAWLEQQSGCAAGLWGLRLGALLALDVAQQMAQARPLPGLLLWQPVTNGSQFLTQFLRLKVASQMLTDGRDGGNNSGGTAALKQSLAAGQALEIAGYTIDPALALAIETRSADKFTPPACPVHWFDIAAESGRPLSPAAARAVSALGAAGATVSTHVVAGPQFWATQEIEECQTLLDATIESLPEPCHAA
- a CDS encoding hydrolase 1, exosortase A system-associated — translated: MPPDEQALTFPCAGEWLTAILSPAAQCASPLQRRGVLIVVGGPQYRAGSHRQFALLARALAAQGIPAMRFDYRGMGDSGGPARNFEDVDSDLRAAIDRFMAAVPGMEEVVIWGLCDAASAALFYAQHDRRVSGLVLLNPWARTPDGHARATLKHYYVERLLQPALWKKVASGQFEFGKALRSLTGLLRASRGGATEQPGAAVPAPSDAAAPAPRASASAMPASPNLHARMQAGWQGFPGPILLIISGADLTAQEFLDMVKASRQWRKLLAAPRVQRRTLPAADHTFSRREWRDQVAAWTAAWVHETGQTGNRAHEIGARA
- a CDS encoding glycosyltransferase, whose translation is MNRVLMIAYHYPPMRGSSGIQRTLKFSQYLPQHGWQPLVLSASPRAYANSGNDQLAEIPKEAIVHRAFALDTSRHLSVRGRYVGWMALPDRWVSWCLGAIPAGLRLVRKYKPQVIWSTYPIASAKLIGLALHKLTGLPWIADLRDPMTDVDYPADPVTRRFYRWIEEKTVRNCALAVCTTPGAIVTYTKRFPDIPASRFALIENGYDEENFANAAALQKPPTPVAGRPFTLIHSGIIYPSERDPVPLFEALASLKEGGTVTAARLRIVLRATAHDSYLIPLIEKYGIGDIVSLAPHIAYRDALAEMLGADGLLVLQATNCNHQIPAKLYEYLRARRPVLALTDAIGDTAAALRHAGIDTIGPLDDKAGIQEALLRFLELAEAGRAPLASDEAVAANSRRARTAELARLLQQVSVSVPSAQVKGTSEAC
- a CDS encoding tetratricopeptide repeat protein, translated to MLNSTLKRLLPTALLLLAAAAAGAKPYCGDLANGIGPYDYREPPADALYLVEMAHYTEEVAAGIKGNTGPIGADLDYTLRAFPNHVKALTSMAMVAARMKVSQVNGAKFVVECYFERAVRFKPDDGMAWGAYGKYLYGAGQEERAMPLLKKAYDIAPDNPSVNYNLGIAYFRAKKYDLAVKHAKIAYQHDFPFDGLRNMLVGARKWDGKVEPLPAKADEAASKKDTAPEAAPETAAR